In Candidatus Thermoplasmatota archaeon, the sequence GGTGGCAGGACGGTCGCGCCGGCCGTAAGCAGCGTCTCGATGTAGCCGGCGCGGACCGCTTCCACGTACACGCGACGCGAAGCAGGCGTCACGAGGAACCGCACGCCGGGGGCCACCCGACGCCCGGCGACGACCGCCGCCGCGTCGGCCAAGTCCTCCAGACGCCCGTTCGTGCACGAACCAAGGAAGGCCTGCTGGATGGCCGTTCCGACCGCTTTGCCGACGGGTACGACGTCCGCCGGCGATCCCGGAAGCGAAACCATCGGCTCAAGGGCGCCTGCGTTTACGGTGAGCGACCGCTCGTACCGTGCGCCGGGGTCGGGAAGGAGGGGCTCGAAGGCGCGCTTGGCGCGCGTTTCGAGGAACGAAAGCGTGGCCGCGTCCGGCGGCACGAGCGCGACCTTGGCGCCCATCTCGGCGCCCATGTTGCAAAGCGTCATGCGGCCGTGGATCGGAAGCGCGCGGACGCCCGAACCGTGGTACTCGATCGCGCGGTAGTCGGCCCCGGTGGTCCCAAGCATGCCGTTTACGGCAAGCGTCAAGTCCTTGGGCGTGACGCCAGCCGGGATCCGGCCGTCGACCTCGACGCGAAGGGTCGAAGGAACGCGAAGCCAGATCTCGCCTGTCGCCCATACCCCTGCCATCTCGGTGGCGCCCACGCCGACCCCAAAGGCGCCAAAGGCGCCATAGGTCACGCTGTGGCTGTCGGCGCCGACCACAAGCTCGCCCGGAAGCGCGTAGCCGTTCTCCGAG encodes:
- a CDS encoding aconitase/3-isopropylmalate dehydratase large subunit family protein, with the protein product SENGYALPGELVVGADSHSVTYGAFGAFGVGVGATEMAGVWATGEIWLRVPSTLRVEVDGRIPAGVTPKDLTLAVNGMLGTTGADYRAIEYHGSGVRALPIHGRMTLCNMGAEMGAKVALVPPDAATLSFLETRAKRAFEPLLPDPGARYERSLTVNAGALEPMVSLPGSPADVVPVGKAVGTAIQQAFLGSCTNGRLEDLADAAAVVAGRRVAPGVRFLVTPASRRVYVEAVRAGYIETLLTAGATVLPPGCGPCLGGHQGILAAGEVAISSANRNFRGRMGDPDSRVFLGSPATVAASAVAGAVADPRPYLAAAPLLNR